A portion of the Candida dubliniensis CD36 chromosome R, complete sequence genome contains these proteins:
- a CDS encoding alpha-1,2 mannosyltransferase, putative (Similar to S. cerevisiae KTR1), giving the protein MLRHLVVILIAILLFTFPPQISPLFESLSITRSSTTCYQYTTREQLKSILESDTHTANFCIEKPTLSSPKKANATMLMLCRNSDVFSVLETIQNIQDRFNNKYNYDYTFLNDIPFDYEFIYLVSSIIPYGKINFGLIPTEHWSYPSHINISLANEIRQNYVNVPYGDSESYRHMCRFYSGFFYKHELVRQYRYYWRIEPGIKLYCDINYDVFEYMMINDKKYGFVISLFEYSETIPTLWNHVSKYINDNMIISELLPLLTNEYNWYNLCHFWSNFEIANLDIFNNDDYENFFQYLDNIGGFYYERWGDAPIHSIAVALFLQKKDIHWFEDIGYYHVPYLQCPQDIDLYIKNKCTCNPNEDFTWSELSCTNHFLNILQG; this is encoded by the coding sequence ATGCTACGGCATTTGGTGGTCATTTTGATTGCAATACTTTTATTCACATTCCCTCCTCAAATTTCACCTTTATTCGAATCTCTTAGCATCACCAGATCTTCTACAACATGTTATCAATATACCACTCGTGAACAactcaaatcaatacttgAATCAGATACCCATACAGCAAACTTTTGTATTGAAAAGCCTACTCtatcatcaccaaaaaaaGCTAATGCTACAATGTTGATGTTATGTCGGAATTCTGATGTGTTCTCCGTATTAGAAACAATCCAAAACATTCAAGATcgattcaacaacaaatacaatTATGATTATACTTTTTTAAATGACATTCCCTTTGATtatgaatttatttatttagtatcatcaataatccCATATGggaaaatcaattttggaCTCATTCCAACTGAACATTGGTCATATCCATCacatataaatatatcaTTAGCTAATGAAATTAGACAAAATTATGTTAATGTCCCCTATGGAGATTCAGAAAGTTATCGACACATGTGTCGATTCTATTCTGGGTTTTTTTATAAGCATGAATTGGTTAGACAATATCGATATTATTGGCGAATAGAACCTGGtatcaaattatattgTGATATAAATTATGATGTGTTTGAATATATGATGATTAATGACAAAAAATATGGATTTGtcatttcattatttgaatattcGGAAACCATCCCAACATTATGGAATCATGTTtctaaatatataaatgataatatgATTATTTCCGAATTGTTGCCTCTATTGACtaatgaatataattgGTATAATTTATGTCATTTTTGGtctaattttgaaatcGCTAATCTTgatatatttaataatgatgattatgaaaattttttccaatatttGGACAATATAGGTGGGTTCTATTATGAACGATGGGGTGATGCTCCAATTCATTCCATTGCTGTGGCATTATTCTTACAGAAAAAAGATATTCATTGGTTTGAAGATATAGGTTATTATCATGTTCCATATCTACAATGTCCTCAAGATATTGACTTGTACATTAAGAACAAGTGTACTTGTAATCCCAATGAAGATTTTACATGGAGTGAACTTAGTTGTACCAACCATTTTTTAAACATTCTACAAGGTTGA
- a CDS encoding alpha-1,2-mannosyltransferase, putative (Similar to S. cerevisiae TTP1) — protein MFQQLGYRLRLFRRRHKYIFINSIFLSVIIIFLLYSYWSNLPAEDNSAIINEKGTYHHSLWDSINMALFSPKTKPFEEKKPQVNPNNIQEMDVESDHVSGKPTNTQHKQQQQSKVQVSDETYQLNLKLINEQQEKYNRLHPSEQKRLQQGYEFFDDIFKIFYQAKPSVSQLNTYPSKNRIYHARFDSLANDDTIFSEKYLSQFLQLSKEELAAMKKSHKYVVENLPENAPDGLYKKNGIVYVAGGSFNWLTLLSIKSLRAVGCHLPIEVFIPKIEEYESDLCNRILPELDARCVYMKNQLVNPNKGNSESFANKFEFKGYQYKALAILLSSFENVLLLDSDNIPAHSPEELFETDPFKSYGLVVWPDYWKRATSPYYYSIADIDISEKYLGSKYNEVEGQYTDLSAEKGSVDLDKVPLHQRLGSIPDPTSESGQLLISKKTHLKPLLLALYYNLYGPSHYYPLFSQGSDGEGDKETFLAATVTLNKKYYQVAKFLVSLGHFKVPGGDFEGCGMGQFDPQQDLEYIKLREQYEKIPEKNKEKQHQFKLQHQMLEKGPEILFVHANFPKLNPWKLKQEKKIFDAQGNRVRLYGPGMIKRIGYDFERFQWEGMKYLLCIYDVKLQIFEDVKKSDLCDEILEHLKFLEKTQNITD, from the coding sequence ATGTTTCAACAACTTGGTTATAGGCTACGATTGTTTCGTCGTCGTCACAagtatatatttattaattctaTATTTTTGCTGgtcataataatatttcttttatatTCATACTGGAGTAATCTTCCCGCTGAAGATAACTCGGCAATTATCAATGAAAAGGGTACATATCATCATTCATTATGGGATTCCATAAATATGGCTTTGTTTTCGCCGAAAACCAAACCttttgaagaaaagaaacctCAAGTTAACCCAAATAACATTCAAGAAATGGACGTCGAGTCTGATCATGTATCAGGTAAACCTACAAATACACAGcataaacaacaacaacaactgaaGGTGCAGGTGTCGGATGAAACTtaccaattgaatttgaagcTAATCaatgaacaacaagaaaaatacAATAGACTACACCCATCTGAACAAAAAAGACTACAACAAGGTTACGAATTTTTCGatgatatttttaaaatcttTTATCAAGCCAAACCCAGCGTTTCTCAATTGAACACTTATCCTTctaaaaatagaatatatCATGCCCGATTCGATTCGTTGGCCAATGACGATACTATATTTAGTGAGAAATATTTATCCCAGTTTTTACAATTGAgtaaagaagaattggcTGCCATGAAGAAATCTCACAAGTATGTTGTTGAGAATTTACCAGAGAATGCCCCTGATGGATTGTACAAAAAGAACGGGATTGTTTATGTTGCTGGTGGAAGTTTCAATTGGCTTACATTATTATCGATAAAGTCATTGCGTGCAGTTGGATGTCATTTACCCATTGAAGTATTTATTCCTAAAATTGAAGAGTATGAATCTGATTTGTGTAATAGAATATTACCAGAATTAGATGCCCGTTGTGTATatatgaaaaatcaattagtGAATCCCAACAAAGGCAATCTGGAGAGTTTTGCTAACAAGTTTGAATTCAAAGGGTATCAATATAAAGCATTggcaatattattatcgaGTTTTGAGAATGTGTTGTTACTTGATAGTGATAATATCCCCGCACATTCACCAGAAGAGTTATTTGAGACCGATCCGTTTAAGTCTTACGGGTTGGTAGTCTGGCCAGATTATTGGAAACGTGCTACGTCTCCATACTACTATAGCATTGCTGACATTGACATTagtgaaaaatatttgggTAGTAAGTATAACGAGGTTGAAGGACAATATACTGATTTATCAGCTGAGAAAGGATCAGTTGACTTGGATAAAGTACCATTGCATCAACGATTAGGAAGCATACCTGACCCTACTAGTGAATCAGgtcaattattgatttctaAAAAGACCCATTTAAAACCATTGCTATTAGcattatattataatttgtaTGGACCATCTCATTATTATCCTTTATTTTCACAAGGATCAGATGGTGAAGGTGATAAAGAGACATTCTTAGCAGCTACAGTTAcactaaacaaaaaatattacCAAGTTGCAAAATTCTTGGTGTCGTTGGGCCATTTCAAAGTGCCTGGTGGTGATTTTGAAGGATGTGGAATGGGACAATTTGATCCTCAACAGGATTTGGAATATATCAAGTTACGAGAACAATATGAAAAAATACcagaaaagaataaagaaaaacagCATCAATTTAAACTACAGCATCAAATGTTGGAAAAGGGACCAGAGATTTTATTCGTGCATGCTAATTTCCCCAAATTGAATCCGTGGAAGTTAAaacaagagaaaaaaatatttgatgcTCAAGGTAATCGAGTTAGATTGTATGGGCCAGGTATgataaaaagaattgggTATGATTTTGAGCGGTTTCAATGGGAAGGAATGAAATACTTGCTATGTATTTATGATGTTAAGCTACAAATTTTCGAAGATGTCAAAAAATCAGATTTATGTGATGAGATTTTGGaacatttgaaatttttggaaaaaacACAGAATATAACAGATTAA
- a CDS encoding small subunit of the clathrin-associated adaptor complex AP-1, putative (Similar to S. cerevisiae APS1), translating into MAIQFLFLISRQGKTRLSKWYQTISQKEKSKIIRELSTIILSRRAKMCNVLEYKDLKIIYRRYASLFFVIGVNSDDNELIGLEIIHRFVEQMDKLYGNVCELDIIFGFDKAYHILDELLIDGYLQESSKREVLKRVNQQDELENMDEFENILA; encoded by the coding sequence ATGGcgattcaatttttattcCTTATATCTCGACAAGGTAAAACCAGATTATCAAAATGGTATCAAACAATCCTGCAAAAGGAGAAATCCAAGATTATTCGAGAATTGAGCACGATAATATTATCGAGACGAGCCAAAATGTGTAATGTTTTAGAATATAAAGATTTAAAGATCATTTATCGAAGATATGctagtttattttttgttattggaGTGAATTCTGAcgataatgaattgattggaTTAGAAATTATTCATCGATTTGTTGAACAAATGGATAAATTATATGGTAATGTATGTGAATTGgatattatttttggatttgataAAGCATATCATATATTGGAtgaattgttgattgatGGATATTTACAAGAAAGTTCGAAACGAGAAGTGTTGAAACGAGTAAACCAACAGgatgaattagaaaataTGGATGAATTTGAGAACATATTAGCATAA